Part of the Sphingobacterium sp. LZ7M1 genome, GTTCTCCAGAAAACAAACAGAAAATTGAGACTATTTACCAAAGAGCGGAACGTCAATACAACGAATATGACGAAGAACTCGGTCTTTATTATAGAGAAATCGAGGTGCCTTATTTCTGGGAAAGAAAAACTTATATTTTTGGAAAGATGATGGGTAAGTATAATGGTGAATATTTACCTAATCGACTGGACCTCCCCATTTATCAGGTTAATATTTATGAAGCAGAAATTTATTTAAACCCAGCACTAGATTGTACATGTATTAATTCAGAAAAAAAAACATGTAACGGTTTACATCTTCACCAAGAAGGTGACTTTCAAATTAATGCTGATAAATTCACATTTGATAATACACAACTTCCAACAAAATACTTATTAATTTCACAGGAAACAGGAGAGAAACATCTAGTAGAACTACAAAACATCAACTTTTATAATGTAGTTTATTTACGAAAAATGCACCAAATCGAAAACAAAGAAATATTTGGTACAATAAATTGCGATGTAAATGCCTATATATCAGAAATAATTAAAGACAAAAAAGTAGTTAGGGAATATTCTCAAAAACCATATTCTCAAGATAAAATTCCTAATGCAATTCCAAATCCTGGCTCAGTAGAAAATGAAATTCCTGAAAATCAAAAAGGACCAATATTTATTCCATCCATAAAAACAAATTACTTTCCTGAAGCGAATTTTAGATTTGATAATGCTAAGCCTATAAATTCTAAAAATGAAAACACTGATAACGAAAACGATGAATTAGAAAATATAAAATTAAATAATGGAAATAATCCGAATCCGGCAATTCAACAACCAAGCTCTTCCAGTCTGAAGAACCCAAAGCACGACAGTAATAATTTTCCATCCAAAAAAAGCATATCTAGGGAAAATAAAAAATCAGAATTGGGTATTAGTTGGATTATTCCATTAATCTTTCTAGGAATGATTTTTTTAGTTATTCCAGGGTTGTCATTTATTTTTCCAATAATCTGTTTCATTATCCTCTTTGTTATTATTCCAATAAAGTTTTGGGAAATAATATTTAAAGGGTTTGCTATACTGATTGGAGTTTTTTATGCTGGAGGTCTCATATGGCTCCTAATAACTCTAATTACCCAAAGTTTCCAACCTATAGTTAATATTCCAAAAATCCTAGTTTCAGACAATACAATTAAAGATTTACCAAAGCCAAAATTGGAAAAAATAATCACAGATAGTGGTCAAGATACAATTTTTAGATTCTCTAAAAATTGGAAAGATTATAAGGGGAATAATTATTCAGGAAAATATTTCGCATATAAATCACAGTACAATGCATCTAGATCATTAAAAAGAAATCTTTCCCATTCTCCCAATGCGAATAACTACAATTTTGTTATTCATAAATTAAAAGAATTTGACAAAGAAAAATTAGTTGGATTATACAATATGTTTGATAGCATTGCAGTAGATAAAAAGCTGAATAAAATTCAATTTGCAGACATGGTAATTTCTTTTGTTCAAGATTACAATTATTCTTTAATTCTTCCTGAAGAATGTAATCCACAGCTATATTCAGATAATTTCATTCAGTCTTATTTAAGCAAAGGAAATGCGGTATGTGTACCGAATGAGCCTTTTGGATTGATGACACCGATGGAAGTGCTGGTTACATCAAATGCAGATTGTGATTCCCGAACTTTATTAATTTACACCATACTCTCCAATTACGGCTATGATTTAATTGTTTTGTCTAGTGAAATCTATGGTCATTCTTTAATTGCTATTAATTTACCTTATAATGGCAGAAACTATTATTTGTTTGAAAATCAAAAATTTGCTTTAGTTGAAACAACAGTAAGATCAAGCCCTCCAGCATACATTTCGAATGAAATCGCAAATATGAATAATTGGTATATATCTTTAAAATCTAAATAGTTATGAACCCTAATTACTTTTTTATTTATTTTATTTTTTCGTTAGTCACCATAATAATAACACTAATATTAATGGTCAATTTAGGAAGGTTCCCTGTTACGTCTGTTGAAAGTGACGACAAAAAAAATAACAATAACCTCTTAATTGGAATTTCTTTTCTTGCAACAGGTTTAATATTTAAAGACTTATTCCCTACTGTTTCTTCAACATTAAATTTAATTTCAATGCAATCGGAGGAGCTATATGGCAATAAACTTTTCAGAATTTTACTAACCTATGCAGGTATTACACTTATCTCAATATTAGTAAGTTATTTAATTAGTCTATTGGTTTTTAAACTACTGAAGAGTCAATTAAAAGAAACCAATTCTTCTATTGTTCTTCAAATTATTTTTTCTGCAATTTTGATTATCATGCTAATGGCGGCCAGTCCAATTGTTGTTGAATTTTTTAATTTTTATCAACCAAGTGTCAAAACTCCATTTTTTAAATAAACAATATATACAATAATATAGAACTCCAGGAATTACCAGCATCGCTAAATGGTTCAAGCTTTCTAAATACTGAATAATAACTACTTAATCTTTTTCCAAACATAATTACTCAGCCCATATATCCTTACCACGTAATAATACTGATCACGATTACGATGTACTTAAGGGAGGTATAGTGGATGATCGGGCTTTTGCTGGTTAGTTGGACGAAACCAGACCGGCGATAATGGGTTCAGCCCCACCCACCAACTGCAGAAGGGTTTCATTGGGAAGAGAAATGAATTTTTGTATTGAGAAACTTATTGCGTGGGTGAAATATTTTTCTTCAAATTTAGTCCCTTTTCGGGGTCATTCTGAGGAACGAAGAATCTCGAAACTATGCAAAATTCAAATGAAAACACCATTGCATTGGCTGCACGGTTCTTCTATCTACAATTAATTTATATTGGCGTACAGTTCCTGTACCTTCGGTACAGCATGACAGGACCTGTTGGGAGGGGAACCGTACAGATTCTTCACTGTTCGTTCAGAATCAAAATGCGCTAAAGAGGGATTCAGAGTAAAACGAAGAATCTATTGTTTATTTTAATAATTGGAGATGGTTGTCATTCCGCTATCGTAAGATGAGGAAACCATTTTTTTGTAAAGTTAAAGGTATGGATGAAGGTTTTTTTCACCCTAAAGGGAGAAATTATTTCAAGTTTGTATGTGGCGGGCGAATGCCATTCGCCCCTACAGTATCGGGGACTTTCCAGCGACAAATTGATCTTGGCCTATCCTCCCATCCCATTAATCCTGGTTCATTCCCAGATCTTGGCCCATCCTCCCATCCTTTTCATCCTGGTTCAACCGTCTAACTACTAAATACTATCTACTAACTACTCTTCCCCTTAACATACCTACTCACCCCATACATCATCAGCAGCGTAATAATACTGATCACGACGACGATATAACCTAACGTGGTATAATGTTCGATTGGGCTTTCGTTGGTTTGTTGGACGATGATCAGGCCGGCGATAATGGCTCCTATCCCACCCGACATCTGTTGCAGGGATGCGCTGACGCTCATAAAGGCGCCACGGTCTTCTTTTTCAGGCACTGCGGACACCAAGGCTGAAGAAGGCGTTACGCGGCTTAAGATCCCCATCATCATCAAGATGTTCAATACGACTACGATCGGGAAGGCTGTCGGACCTAAAGAGGTATAGATCAAGACCATGATCATCATCCAGGTGGTAGCGATGGCAAAGATCTTGTATTTGTCAAATCGGTCGCTGAGCATACCGACCATTGGCATAATCAAAAGAGAGGCAATTCCGGAGATCATAAACAGCTGTGGCAGTTGTTCGTGGGTAACATGTAGGTTGTTCACGGCGAAAACACTGCTGAATGGCATCATCATAAATCCTCCAACGGAAAGTAATGCGGTCGCCATAAAGCCGATCCTATATTCCTTGCGGGTAAAGGTCCCCCATAGGTGCTGCAGGGCAGATTGTTTCTTCTGCAGGCCGATATGTTCGGTAATAGGTTTTAATTTCAGGAAGATCAATACGGCAATCAGGACCGCTACGATGGCAATCATCAGGAAAGCACTTTGCCAACCCCAGGCATTACCGATATAGAGTCCGATTGGAATCCCCAAGACCTGGCTGGCACCGAAACCCATCTGCACAAACCCCATCACCCGACCACGCTGGTCCAAGGTGAATACATCGGTGATAATCGCCATGGAAATGGAACCGATCACTCCACCGAACAGACCCGTCACTATCCGAGCAGCCACCAACATGGGATAACTGGTGGAAAAACCGCAGAGAAAAGTTCCGATGATAAATCCGGTATAGAAAAAGAGCAGCAGCTTCTTACGATCGAAACGATCGGCAAATCCTGCAGTCAGGAGTCCTGAAATCCCGGCACTGAAGGCGTAGGCAGAAACGGCCACACCAAATTCAGAAGGCTTTAGGTCGATTGCTTTCATCAGCATATCCCCCATTGGAGACATGATCATAAAATCCAGGACAACGGTAAATTGGGTAAAAGCTAGTATGAAAATCACCAATTTCTGGTACGCAGAAAGCGGTGCTTTAGTGGATTCTTCCATATAAAAAATGCTCGGCTAAATATGTGTAATAATCTTCTAAGCCGAGCAAAGGTAGGGATTGCATCGAGCACTTGCATTTCCGTATTGAAATTTTGACAATCTATTTCCCGTCCTTCAATATTCCCTCAAATTTTTAATAAATAAGACTGGGCAAAAATCTTGAATTTTGGGTTGGATGCTGCTTCTGAATACTCTTCGAGTCTTGCTTTACCCTTATTCGAGACATATTCGAAAATTTCGAAATATGTCTCGAATGAGACCAAGCTGAATCCCGATAGAACTAACAATCCGTTTTTTGATTTCAGAACAATGTAAAAACCAATTGCAGACTTAGGATCTCTAAAACTTTTAATTATGTTTCCTCTCAGGATCCATAAGCTCCATTCCAAATACTCCCGACTATTCTTATCTTTGCGATATGTCTACAGGGTTAATTTCACAAGATACTATTATCGCTTTGGCGACCTCTCCAGGGGCCAATGGCGCAATTGCAGTGATCCGTCTATCGGGCTCCAAGGCCATTAACTTGGTCAATGAGGTTTTCAAAGGTAAGGATTTGACGAAGCAAGCTTCGCATACCGTGCATTTCGGAACCATCCGCGATGGCGAACATATTATCGATGAGGTTTTGGTGACCCTCTTTGTGGGGCCTAACTCCTATACCAAGGAGGATACCATTGAAATATCGACCCATAATTCGGCCTATATCATCGAACGCATCATCACCCTGCTGATCAAGATAGGTGCTAGAGCAGCGCGTGCCGGTGAATTTACCTTAAGGGCTTTCCTGAATGGTGGAATGGACCTTTCCCAAGCAGAAGCGGTTGCAGACCTGATTGCTTCCAATTCTGCAGCATCCCATCAGATCGCCATGCAGCAGATGCGCGGTGGATTCTCCAATCAGCTGAAGCAATTACGTGAGGACCTGGTACATTTCGCCTCCCTGATCGAATTGGAACTTGATTTCGCGGAGGAAGATGTGGAATTTGCCAATCGTGACCAGCTGAAAGCCTTGATCCAGCAGATCCACTCGGTCATTGCCAAATTGATCCGATCCTTCGAACAGGGGAATGTGCTGAAGAACGGTGTTCCAGTGGTGATTGCCGGAAAACCGAATGTGGGCAAGTCTACCCTATTGAATGCCTTGTTGAACGAGGAAAGAGCCATTGTTTCCGATATCGCCGGTACAACACGTGATACCATCGAAGATGAGATCAATATTCATGGCGTGACTTTCCGCTTTATCGATACCGCCGGAATCCGTCATACGGAAGATGTGGTGGAAGCCATCGGCGTGGAAAGGACCCGTGAGAAAATGAAGCAGGCCCGACTGATCATCTACCTCTTCGACCCTACCCAAGACCAGATCTCTGCCGTACAGGAGCAGATCGATGAAGTCAAAGGTTTGAATATTCCATTTGTGACCATTATCAATAAGTCTGATCTTCTCTCGGAAGACCAGAAAAAGGATTATGAGGTACTGAATCCGCTATATATTTCGGCCAAGCATCAAATCGGAATCGATGAACTGAAGGATGAACTCCTGAACCAGGTTAATCTTTCTAATATCAATACGGATGATGTCATGGTGACGAATATCAGGCATGTGGAAGCTTTGCAGCATACGCAGGAAGCGCTGGAGAAGGTGTTGTATGGAGTTGAGAACCCGATTACTTCGGATTTTCTTGCTATGGATATCAGGCAGGCGCTGCACCATCTTGGGGAAATAACTGGAACGGTGACTACAGATGATTTGCTGGAGAATATTTTTAGTAAGTTTTGTATCGGTAAATAAATCTGTTTTTCTTTAGTTTACTTTGCGTTCTTTTATTTGACTGTCAGTGTTTTATGAGACGCTTCACTTTTCTTTAGATTACTTTATTACTATATTCGTTGTCTATTTGCTACACCTCGACTATATTGAAGGTGTAGCAATGTACACCTTCAATATAGTCTAATGAAAATAACACTAAAAGAGAAAAAGCTGAAGAGCGGAATGATTAGTCTTTATATAGAATTTTATAAAGGCATGGCAGTGGGTGATAATGGAAAACGCACACATCTTAGAGATTTTGAGTACCTTAAGCTATACCAATTTGAAAAGCCTAAACTAGCTAGTGAAAAGAAAAATAACAAAGAGAATCTTGAGCTCGCTGAGAGTATACTAGCTATACGTAAAGCAGATTATGCCCAGGGCAAATATGGTCTTAAAAATAATATTAAGGCAAAGAGACCTTTCTTAGATTATTTTAAGGAGAAAGCTAATGATCATATTAATTCGAATAAGAATTATGGTGTATGGACTTCCGTACAATCTCACTTGGTTAAGATCATAAGTCCTAATTTAATTTTTGATGAGGTAACGGAAGATTTTTGCAAAATGATTCGAAATTATTTTGATCGTGATGCCCGAACCAAAAGTAATCTACCTCTTTCTACAAATTCAAAGTACACCTATTTCAATAAATTTAAAGCGTGCTTGAAAAGCGCTTTTAATGACGGTTACTTAACCGTAAATCTTGCCCAAAAACTAAAGAGCTTTGAGCAAGGGGAGTCTCAAAGAGAATATTTAACCTTTGAAGAACTCCAAAAACTAATTATTACTGACTGCAAATACCCTGTTCTAAAGAACGCATTCCTATTTTCATGCCTTTCAGGACTTCGATGGTCCGATTGCAATAAGCTAATCTGGTCTGAGGTACGTGATGAAGGTAATGGTGTATATCGTATAAATTTCAGACAACAGAAAACTGATGGTGTAGAATACCTTTACGTATCTAAACAGACAGTAGATCTTCTAGGAGAAAGAGGGAGCCCTAATGAACGTGTTTTTAAGGGATTAAGGTATGGCATGACTTACAATAATGAATTAGCCAAATGGGTGTTAAACGCTGGAATTATGCGTCATATAACATTTCATTCTGGACGCCATACAAATGCGGTGTTGCTATTGGAGAATGGTGCTGATTTGTACACTGTTCAAAAACGGTTAGGTCATAAAGTTATAAAAACAACCGCCATTTATGCAAAGATAGCGGATGCTAAGATGCGTGAATCTGCTTACATAATTCCAGAACTTAATTTTTAAAAATATGAAAACATTACTAGATGTAATATATTACACTGCAGCTGCTATTTTGACTTATCAAATTTTTAGAGCTTGGTGGCATTGGGGTATTTTATTTGTTAAATTTATGTTTGATGAGCCATTAAATAAATTTAAATCGAAAGTCGAAAAACCCAGATTGTTTTTTCATATAGTCACCGTTGGCTTATCTTTAATAGCTTTTTTTCAATTGAAAAATTCTGATTTATATTTACAGTTTTTCTTTTTCATAGCTATTTTGTTTTTTGGTGTAATATTTCAGTTGACTTGGTATGATATATTTGAAACGAGATTTGTACCCGCTGTTAAGAAAAGGCTGAACAAATCCTATTCTGATTTTAAATCTAATTACCAATATGAAGAAGCTATTGCTATATACAGAAGTTTGGTTTCAAATGGATATTTAATTTTTGAAGATGTAAATGTTCAATTGATTATGGAAAAGCAATTTACAGAAATACTATTAAAAGGAGTTTTACCAGAAAAGCCTCTCTTCTCTCTTCAGATGGATTATCTTCAGATCAATGTTGTGTACGAGAGGATGTTACCTAGAATTTCACAATTTCCTTGGGATTATTTTTTAAGAATATTTACAGATTTTAAAGGTGACATCAATCTTCCTGCTCTTCAATCATCAGTTTCTAGGGCAAAAAAGAAAATGATCATTAAAAAAAAGAATCAATATGCGCGTGAACAAAGCATAATTGAGTCGATATTTTTATCTGCACCTAAATACGGTTAAGAATATTGGTTAATTTGGTTAAGAACTTAACTTACGGCCGGATTTTATTACTATTCCATCTTTCTTTGCTTGACTTAACAATCAAAGTACAAGATGGAGAAAAACGAATTAATCTTAGAAAAATTAGACCGATTAGAAAAATATCTAATCGGTTTTAAGGACATTTTAAATGTTGAAGACTTAGCTTTTTATACAGGGTATAAGCCTGCATATATCTATAAGCTCGTACACGAATCCAAAATTCCTTATTCCAAATCGGAAGCTGGTGGTTCAAAATTGTTTTTTAGTCGTAAAGCTATTGATTCCTGGTTGATGGGTAATCGATATAAGTCTACAAACGAATCACAAATTCAAGCCTTTAATTATACCGCAAAAACAACTTCAAAAAAGAAGGGATAAGCATTGCTACCTATCTCTTCTTTTAAATTTCTTACGGGCTGATGCCGATTATAGACCTGACAGTCAAAGATAGCGTATCCTGCTCAATAAATCAATTCCATATGATGAATGAAAATACTACATACCCTTACATAAGGGTCAGGACTGCTTATTATAAAAAAATTAAAAAGCCACTTTTATCTGGAGACTTTGTAGAAACTTTAGCTCCATGGTCACTTGATGTAATTAAACAAGATTATGGACGCAAATGGTCCGAAGTGTTTGATCAAATACCAAAGTATGATGGTTTT contains:
- a CDS encoding MFS transporter, with translation MEESTKAPLSAYQKLVIFILAFTQFTVVLDFMIMSPMGDMLMKAIDLKPSEFGVAVSAYAFSAGISGLLTAGFADRFDRKKLLLFFYTGFIIGTFLCGFSTSYPMLVAARIVTGLFGGVIGSISMAIITDVFTLDQRGRVMGFVQMGFGASQVLGIPIGLYIGNAWGWQSAFLMIAIVAVLIAVLIFLKLKPITEHIGLQKKQSALQHLWGTFTRKEYRIGFMATALLSVGGFMMMPFSSVFAVNNLHVTHEQLPQLFMISGIASLLIMPMVGMLSDRFDKYKIFAIATTWMMIMVLIYTSLGPTAFPIVVVLNILMMMGILSRVTPSSALVSAVPEKEDRGAFMSVSASLQQMSGGIGAIIAGLIIVQQTNESPIEHYTTLGYIVVVISIITLLMMYGVSRYVKGKSS
- the mnmE gene encoding tRNA uridine-5-carboxymethylaminomethyl(34) synthesis GTPase MnmE, with product MSTGLISQDTIIALATSPGANGAIAVIRLSGSKAINLVNEVFKGKDLTKQASHTVHFGTIRDGEHIIDEVLVTLFVGPNSYTKEDTIEISTHNSAYIIERIITLLIKIGARAARAGEFTLRAFLNGGMDLSQAEAVADLIASNSAASHQIAMQQMRGGFSNQLKQLREDLVHFASLIELELDFAEEDVEFANRDQLKALIQQIHSVIAKLIRSFEQGNVLKNGVPVVIAGKPNVGKSTLLNALLNEERAIVSDIAGTTRDTIEDEINIHGVTFRFIDTAGIRHTEDVVEAIGVERTREKMKQARLIIYLFDPTQDQISAVQEQIDEVKGLNIPFVTIINKSDLLSEDQKKDYEVLNPLYISAKHQIGIDELKDELLNQVNLSNINTDDVMVTNIRHVEALQHTQEALEKVLYGVENPITSDFLAMDIRQALHHLGEITGTVTTDDLLENIFSKFCIGK
- a CDS encoding site-specific integrase, which gives rise to MKITLKEKKLKSGMISLYIEFYKGMAVGDNGKRTHLRDFEYLKLYQFEKPKLASEKKNNKENLELAESILAIRKADYAQGKYGLKNNIKAKRPFLDYFKEKANDHINSNKNYGVWTSVQSHLVKIISPNLIFDEVTEDFCKMIRNYFDRDARTKSNLPLSTNSKYTYFNKFKACLKSAFNDGYLTVNLAQKLKSFEQGESQREYLTFEELQKLIITDCKYPVLKNAFLFSCLSGLRWSDCNKLIWSEVRDEGNGVYRINFRQQKTDGVEYLYVSKQTVDLLGERGSPNERVFKGLRYGMTYNNELAKWVLNAGIMRHITFHSGRHTNAVLLLENGADLYTVQKRLGHKVIKTTAIYAKIADAKMRESAYIIPELNF
- a CDS encoding helix-turn-helix domain-containing protein, yielding MEKNELILEKLDRLEKYLIGFKDILNVEDLAFYTGYKPAYIYKLVHESKIPYSKSEAGGSKLFFSRKAIDSWLMGNRYKSTNESQIQAFNYTAKTTSKKKG